The DNA segment TTCCACGGCAACGGCTGACAACAGAAAGGAGCATGGTTCACAGTAAGTAAGAAACGACTCTTCACACTAAAAATGACTCCTTTTACAGGATGAAGGTGGAGTGTTATGGCTGTAATTGAGCCTCGTggtgtcaggtgtgtgtgtgagagtgtgtgtgagtgtgtgtgagagtgtgtgtgagtgtgtgttggcagAGACAGCAGCCTGAGAAGAAGTTAAAGCGACGGTTTGAGGAGTGATGCTAGCTGGTGTTCTGTCGAGTTGTGCTCCTCTGTCGAAAAATGCTCCTTAGCATGGTGCTATGGATGTAGCTTCATTAATAATCCTGTTGTTatctgtgttgatgttgtttcaGTGTTGGGGATACGTTCTGAACTGAAATATCAACAGTTTAAGTGTAGTTTTCAGGAGAAACTGACAAGAGAAACGCTCTGTGCGCATGTGCGCAGCTGTTTAAACCGGCTCGGCATCAGGTAGCTGTTTTTGGTAGAACACCTGTGAGCTGTTTAGCAGTTTAATTGTGATATTTTGGGCTTCTTGGCTGATTTAATGATGAATAAAGCTAGATAAATAAGGTTTACACAATAAAATAGAAACATTTGGAGCACAggtcagtttattttatttttaatttaatttaatttaatttaagtgtatttgatttttttacacattatatatACATGACCAATGTAAACAGTATAGCGAAGTGATGTTTTACTTGTATAAGAAGACAAAAATAAGTATTAGAGTGAATAAATTAGTTCATGTGTagttcttcatcctcctaaatgtattaccttattattttaatcattgcttcaacatttatttatctaatttaattatttatttatctatttatttattattttaactttcctttccactcttacttgttttatacattttactgtattgattttattgtatttataataatgcctttttaaatttgaccatttctgttgttttctatctctgttattttgtgaagcactttgggctgcatgttttttgtatgaaaggtgctttataaatgaagttgAGTTGGGTTGAGTTGAGTTACTTGTATAAGTCAATTCTCAATACGTATCAGGGGAACCAAATTTTGGAATATTTATTCCAGTGTGtctaaaaactgttttaaaatattataaaagatgcttgaaaaaacttttaaccactgttatttaattatactcattatgctcaaccacatactcATGGGCAGACTCACAGATGTAACATCtgcatttatattaattgttaatttagaatatttttgtgttattttacttttagtatcaactattgtctatgtgtgtcaatttagtattttttaattcattttttatatcatatattatacattatttttttttgtccttttttgtgtgtatttttttaattgtgcaaataaataaacaaacataaacatgaaaaaaatgaataaatcaaacagagaagagagaaaaatgtaaaaaaaaatacaataaaataaatagattaatatttaaaaataaatgactttatACAAATGGTAAAAGTAataattcaactcaactcatttttatttaaatagcacctttcagaaaacaacagcagttagaaatcagtaaaataaaaccagagaagtgtcagaaaattaaaataaaataaaatcattacaattaaatatatagaataaaatcagaaaaataaatataacaataaaacaattataaaacttgaaaaatgtcacaaaccTGATTTGATTGACCCTTTTCCAAGATTTGATCCAATCCAGTATCATCAATGTGATCAGCTCTGAGCAGCACGAGCGGTTCACTGAGTTTTCTTTCTGCTTCCAGTCACAGAGGACATGGTCCGCAGACGGGCCGAGCACAACGAGTGCCAGATCTCCTCACTGGAGGAAGTGTCCCTGCACCAGCAGGACATCGAGAGGATCGAACACATCGGCCGGTGGTGTCAGGACCTGAGGATCCTCTACCTGCAAAACAACCTCATCCCCCGCATAGGTGAGACATCAGTCAGCAGCTTCAGCTAACACGGTGACCCCTCAACATCTGGGCACAATCAGAGCTggactttaaaacagacatgcagTCAAATGTTGAGTTTCACTGGAGACGACGTCAAAGCAGAAACAAGTGATTCcactcatgtttgtgtttctaataTTTGTTTGAATCCAGAGAATCTGGGGCGCCTGAAGAAGCTGCAGTATTTAAATCTGGCTCTGAACAACATTGAAGTCATTGAAAACCTTGAAGGTCAGTATGCAGAACTCAGAACCTGCAGACATTATTGATCTGTAACTGATGTGAATGATCAGTGGGGGGGtctgcttcctcctctcatcaGGCTGTGAGAGTCTTCAGAAGTTGGACCTGACGGTGAACTTTGTGGGTCGCCTGAGCAGCGTGGAGTCTCTGCAGTCCAACATCCACCTCAGGGAGCTGTTCCTGGTGGGGAACCCCTGCACCGAGTTCAAGGGCTACAGGCAGTACGTGGTGTCGTCTCTGCCTCAGCTCAAGGTAATGACGCTGAAGCTCTGTATGATTtcataaggtgcatttggaccaagagttccggggtcttttagctcccagaactacttccccctgaactaaaaggttcctggtcccccattgttgtctgcgtttcgactgtgggctgaagtcccgggtagattgtgtaaatcaggccagtgacgtatgaaggaaataaagtaaatgcactacaccaccagaccagtagagggcagtaacacaaagaggaatgccattcatcacagatgacaccatagaagcagacggacaggcaggtgtcattttgagcaacacaacagttagcctgttagcatgaagagactcagctggcgctgttttagatggtgctttatttcatcacagatggattcactgaatcaacacgtgagaggagataagcacgagtagcaaagacgtttcaacacggctttaaagtccttttgaactcaaaaagctgtggcagagtttggccggtgttttggtttaaacggtgaccctgttaactggagacttaaAAAAGATTGACCACAAAAAATTGACagataaaatttgacaaaaaaaattgaacattttttttttcacacaaagaaaattgaaaaaaataaagacaaaaatttttttttttcaaaaaaaaaatttgaaaaaaaaaagttttgaaaaaaatttactttgcaaaaaaaaattgaaaaaataatttttgaaaaaaaaaagtttttttgcaaaaaaaattttttgacaaaaatgttgaatagaatgatagaacaaataaaaactaatgaaagaaagagaaatcaagtgaatcacagatgtgtgtgatgttattgtggacggagggaggaataaaaacactgaggttaatctaccaatcagacacggtcagcattgcaggccccgccccccgaaagtcccgggacctttgaaaagtactacccccctagcaggggcatTTTAGggaggagattatctacccctgaactaaatttagaccctggttcctcttgAAGCGCATGTAGTCCCgtggtaaagtccctagttccaccTATAGTGTTCTGATTAGTCTACAAGAATAAATCGACAGGATCGGTGTGATTCTGGACTCATAGTTTTGGTCCCTgcttcttctccctcctcctctagTTCCTGGACGGGACAGAGGTCAGCCGGTCGGAGCGGATTCGAGCCTCTCAGGGTCTGGACGAGGTGAGGAGGAGCGTCTGGGAGCAGGAGAGGGAATACCTGGAGAGGAGagccagagagaaagaggaggcgCAGAGGaaggcagcaggagaggagagaggaaacaaggagaggaaaCCAGGCAGTGATGGCCGCTGGTACACCGACATCAACAACGCAGTGTGAGTACTAACGgggctttttcttcttctgggaTTTTTAAGGGCACTGACAAGAGGGGCTTTGTgagttgcattatgggaaatggaGGAATGTAGTGTTGGAGTTTGGCGGAGTTAGTTCCGAAAAGTGAAGATAAAAAGATGGAAGCTGCAGGTTTAAGTATGGACAACATGACCCTGGCTCATCTGGGACAGGGGGTCAAAGTTGAGACACTGACCAGAGTCAGTTATAAGAACCTCAGTGTCACAGTGAATCTCAATCCATCCGTCCCGTCTCTGCAGTCCAGGGTCGGAGGAGAATAAGGAGAACGTGATGAACCCTGACCCGGATgaagagcagcaggagagagagttCTGGCACACGCCGTGTTCGTTCACCCCCGAGTCTCGCCTGGAGGCTCACCGCCacctggaggagaagaagacagcaaAGGAGAAGTAAGACCCTCAGACTTTTTAAAGTTCTATGTCTGTTTTATCATGTGTGTCATTACCCAAGAGCTGTCCTGTCTCCACGGCATCACTCGCACTTTAAATAGATGTAACAAAGCCTACATGTGTTGTTGCTCTAAAATAAACTCATAGACATGAATAAAGAACCGTCTGAACCAGtcaaggacaaaaacaagaacttaatCTGTGCATTCGTTCTGAAACTGGAGCTTTAACAATCAGATTAAAACTCCAGTCCTGCTGAAAATGACTCTTCACTTGCAGTTTACTGATTTGgccactagatgtcactgttTTATCAGCCATGATCAGGCTGAGGACGCCACCCAGCCAGTTCCCCCATcactgaagatgaagaggaggcagaTGTGATTCCTTTTTACTTCTTCTCTCTAACACAACCATGTTGTCATAAGTTGTCTTAAATAACTGAAGACACTGGACGATGAGAACCAGAACTCTCATGCTTTTTTATCGTGGAGCTTTTCTCATGCATGAAAGTGACAAATAATCTGCTCTATAGGTGTTTCATGACTGCTCAATAAGTCTGTGTacacatgcttttatttgttgAGTCACTGTCGTACATTTATAACATTTCTACCCAGTGCTCTGGAGTCTGCATGTTGGCTTTTCtccagagag comes from the Notolabrus celidotus isolate fNotCel1 unplaced genomic scaffold, fNotCel1.pri scaffold_137_arrow_ctg1, whole genome shotgun sequence genome and includes:
- the lrrc6 gene encoding protein tilB homolog isoform X1, with product MVHITEDMVRRRAEHNECQISSLEEVSLHQQDIERIEHIGRWCQDLRILYLQNNLIPRIENLGRLKKLQYLNLALNNIEVIENLEGCESLQKLDLTVNFVGRLSSVESLQSNIHLRELFLVGNPCTEFKGYRQYVVSSLPQLKFLDGTEVSRSERIRASQGLDEVRRSVWEQEREYLERRAREKEEAQRKAAGEERGNKERKPGSDGRWYTDINNAVPGSEENKENVMNPDPDEEQQEREFWHTPCSFTPESRLEAHRHLEEKKTAKEKENEKKPKAPRTLITADGRVMNVNEPKLDFSLTEGEENNTVVLDLAVYRHMDTSLIDVDVQPSYVRVLVKGKVRCGGLKRTVTNLLG
- the lrrc6 gene encoding protein tilB homolog isoform X2, producing MVRRRAEHNECQISSLEEVSLHQQDIERIEHIGRWCQDLRILYLQNNLIPRIENLGRLKKLQYLNLALNNIEVIENLEGCESLQKLDLTVNFVGRLSSVESLQSNIHLRELFLVGNPCTEFKGYRQYVVSSLPQLKFLDGTEVSRSERIRASQGLDEVRRSVWEQEREYLERRAREKEEAQRKAAGEERGNKERKPGSDGRWYTDINNAVPGSEENKENVMNPDPDEEQQEREFWHTPCSFTPESRLEAHRHLEEKKTAKEKENEKKPKAPRTLITADGRVMNVNEPKLDFSLTEGEENNTVVLDLAVYRHMDTSLIDVDVQPSYVRVLVKGKVRCGGLKRTVTNLLG